From Kangiella sp. TOML190, one genomic window encodes:
- the mreD gene encoding rod shape-determining protein MreD, which yields MSQANYRKGSWFIGLSLALAMVMTLFPLPDAWQLWRPAWVMLVLSYWSIRAPERVGLFWAFVCGLLLDVLLGTSLGVHSFALALTTFIIKLLQQRIRLFPLWKQALMVAFLSLIYIMISFWLIRLTGKSEETMAWPSVIINGLLWPWLYLLLRNFSGFLRVN from the coding sequence ATGAGCCAAGCTAACTATAGAAAAGGTAGCTGGTTTATTGGTTTAAGCTTAGCTTTGGCGATGGTCATGACCTTGTTTCCATTGCCGGATGCATGGCAGTTATGGCGACCAGCCTGGGTCATGTTGGTACTTAGCTATTGGAGCATAAGAGCGCCAGAAAGGGTTGGGCTTTTTTGGGCTTTTGTATGCGGTTTACTGTTGGATGTTTTATTGGGCACCAGCTTGGGCGTCCACAGTTTTGCCCTAGCCTTAACAACTTTCATCATAAAATTACTGCAGCAACGGATCCGCCTTTTCCCGCTATGGAAACAAGCGTTAATGGTGGCTTTTTTAAGTCTTATTTATATTATGATCAGCTTTTGGTTGATTCGCCTGACAGGAAAATCTGAAGAAACCATGGCTTGGCCTTCGGTGATTATCAATGGCTTATTGTGGCCTTGGCTATATTTGCTTCTGCGCAATTTTAGCGGTTTTTTGAGGGTCAACTAA
- the mreC gene encoding rod shape-determining protein MreC yields the protein MKTIFTQGPSLVIQLLIVLLLSSGLMILDHRYQYLNSIRSTFSTLTLPIYYVANLPSELSSWADSNIVSRSELLEENQELKDEVLILRAQNQRLIGLESDNARLRSLLGSSRKLRGKRLIAELIDVNSNNYSQEIVINKGSIDDVYLGQAVVDADGVMGQVVEVSNNTSRIILITDPKHAIPIKNNRNGIRAIAQGNGINLNLMHLPNTIDIQQGDVLLSSGLGEKFPDGFPVAKVVSVTKKNDQPYAQVIAEPTANINTANHVLLLWNKPLEAADPAKEDQQ from the coding sequence ATTAAAACCATTTTTACGCAAGGGCCTTCGTTAGTTATACAGCTGTTGATTGTGCTGCTGCTATCGAGTGGTTTAATGATTTTGGATCACCGTTACCAGTACCTCAACAGTATTCGCAGCACCTTTTCCACCCTGACTTTACCGATTTATTATGTAGCAAATCTGCCCAGCGAGCTGAGCAGTTGGGCGGATAGTAACATTGTCAGTCGCAGTGAACTTTTAGAAGAGAATCAAGAGCTTAAAGATGAAGTTTTGATCTTGCGAGCGCAAAATCAACGCTTGATTGGGCTTGAGTCGGATAATGCTAGACTGCGTTCATTGCTAGGCTCGTCGCGCAAGCTTCGCGGCAAACGTTTGATTGCCGAGCTGATAGACGTAAATAGTAATAACTATTCGCAAGAAATTGTGATCAATAAAGGTTCGATTGATGATGTGTATTTAGGCCAAGCAGTAGTTGATGCTGATGGAGTCATGGGGCAGGTTGTTGAGGTGTCGAATAATACCAGCCGAATCATTTTAATTACCGATCCCAAGCACGCGATCCCGATAAAAAATAACCGTAACGGCATTCGGGCGATAGCTCAAGGCAATGGCATAAACCTTAATTTGATGCATTTACCCAATACCATCGATATTCAACAGGGCGACGTTTTACTAAGTTCGGGTCTGGGAGAAAAGTTTCCAGACGGGTTTCCGGTGGCAAAGGTGGTTTCTGTGACTAAGAAAAATGATCAGCCTTATGCTCAGGTGATCGCGGAGCCAACCGCCAATATTAACACTGCTAATCACGTGCTCTTGTTGTGGAATAAGCCACTTGAAGCTGCAGATCCTGCCAAGGAAGATCAGCAATGA